A single region of the Paramicrobacterium fandaimingii genome encodes:
- a CDS encoding sulfite exporter TauE/SafE family protein — MRRRVDWLWFVVIGLIAGFMSGLFGVGGGILIVPLLITLAGFGQKRAAGTSLAAIVPTSLAGVITYAIHGDLALIAAAVLAVGSIIGAQIGSLLLHRLPKNVVQWAFIVFVLIIVVSLFFVVPSREADIHLGALSIIGLLVLGLAVGILSGILGIGGGAVIVPMLILLFGASDLVAKGTSLAVMIPTAISGTIGNSRRRNVDIPAALTIGLCACLTTSLGALVAVAIDPMLGNILFAVFLLIIAIQLSVKAIRSR, encoded by the coding sequence ATGAGACGACGCGTCGATTGGCTTTGGTTCGTCGTCATCGGTCTGATTGCGGGCTTCATGTCTGGGCTTTTCGGCGTCGGGGGCGGCATTCTGATCGTGCCGCTGCTCATCACGCTTGCCGGATTCGGGCAGAAGCGGGCTGCGGGAACATCGCTTGCCGCGATCGTACCGACGTCTCTCGCCGGAGTGATCACGTACGCGATTCACGGCGACCTCGCGCTCATCGCCGCGGCCGTGCTCGCCGTCGGCTCGATCATCGGCGCGCAGATCGGCAGTCTTCTGCTGCACCGGCTGCCGAAGAACGTGGTGCAGTGGGCATTCATCGTCTTCGTTCTGATCATCGTGGTGTCGCTGTTCTTCGTCGTGCCGTCGCGCGAAGCGGACATCCATCTCGGGGCGCTGTCGATTATCGGTCTGCTCGTGCTCGGCCTCGCCGTGGGCATCCTCTCGGGGATTCTGGGCATCGGCGGTGGAGCGGTGATCGTTCCGATGCTGATTCTCCTCTTCGGCGCCAGCGACCTCGTCGCAAAGGGGACGTCGCTCGCCGTGATGATTCCGACGGCGATCTCCGGAACGATCGGCAACTCTCGGCGACGCAACGTCGACATTCCCGCTGCGCTCACGATCGGCCTCTGCGCGTGTCTGACGACCTCGCTCGGTGCGCTCGTCGCCGTCGCGATCGACCCGATGCTCGGCAACATCCTGTTCGCCGTCTTCCTCCTGATCATCGCGATCCAGCTCTCGGTGAAGGCGATCCGGTCGCGGTAA
- a CDS encoding DNA-3-methyladenine glycosylase family protein, which produces MTEPPPAPEPPRAASLPHRRDIPFIPPYDVEALCAAQRTHAVAGIDAPELSERRLAAPTDQSHQDADISRGIRHNGINGTLSVRFADDSVELRSSQPIDAALEHRVRRWLDLDADPAETAARLGGDPVMAPLVGKRPGLRILGHIDDIEAASFAVLGQQVSLASARTFQRRFVAAFAPQDETTGYRHFPDAAELAALETAEIRDAVGLTRARAATLHAVIAELASGLTLTGDTAEIRERLLRLRGIGPWTADYLAVRAVGDRDAFPSGDLVLRRAMGAADARAAIARGEAWRPLRAYATFHLWTEFAYCAQTAQP; this is translated from the coding sequence ATGACTGAGCCGCCACCCGCACCCGAGCCGCCCCGCGCGGCGTCGCTGCCGCATCGGCGCGACATCCCCTTCATTCCGCCCTATGACGTCGAAGCGCTGTGTGCTGCGCAGCGTACGCACGCCGTCGCCGGCATCGACGCGCCAGAGCTGTCGGAGCGTCGGCTCGCCGCACCCACAGACCAGAGCCACCAGGATGCTGACATCAGCCGCGGCATCCGACACAACGGCATTAACGGAACCCTGAGCGTCAGGTTCGCCGACGACAGCGTCGAACTGCGCAGCTCTCAGCCGATCGACGCTGCCCTCGAACATCGTGTGCGCCGCTGGCTCGATCTCGACGCCGATCCCGCCGAGACGGCAGCGCGGCTCGGCGGCGATCCCGTCATGGCGCCGCTTGTCGGCAAGCGCCCCGGGCTGCGGATCCTCGGCCATATCGACGACATCGAGGCGGCGAGCTTCGCCGTGCTCGGGCAGCAGGTTTCCCTGGCCTCGGCGCGCACATTTCAGCGGCGCTTCGTCGCGGCGTTCGCCCCGCAAGACGAGACGACGGGGTATCGGCATTTTCCGGATGCCGCCGAGCTCGCCGCCCTCGAGACGGCAGAGATCCGCGACGCCGTCGGCCTCACGCGGGCTCGCGCGGCGACGCTGCACGCCGTCATCGCCGAGCTCGCGTCCGGTCTCACGCTGACGGGCGACACGGCAGAGATCCGCGAGCGTCTGCTGCGGCTCCGGGGAATCGGGCCCTGGACTGCCGACTACCTCGCCGTGCGCGCCGTGGGCGACCGCGACGCGTTTCCCTCCGGCGACCTCGTGCTGCGCCGAGCGATGGGCGCAGCCGACGCGCGCGCGGCGATCGCACGCGGCGAGGCATGGCGTCCGCTGCGCGCCTACGCGACGTTCCACCTCTGGACGGAGTTCGCGTACTGCGCTCAGACAGCGCAGCCCTGA
- a CDS encoding MaoC/PaaZ C-terminal domain-containing protein, with the protein MSTATPQPAELTVGGIVAERHVTFTRDTLVHYAGASGDFNPIHYRDDVAASVDLPGVIAHGMLTMGAAVQPVVDWVGDPARISDYQVKFTRPVVVDPQSGADVTIIATIGALDADAQTARVDLTVSFDDATVLGKAQVVVTLA; encoded by the coding sequence ATGAGCACAGCGACCCCTCAGCCCGCAGAACTGACCGTCGGCGGCATCGTCGCCGAGCGCCACGTGACGTTCACACGCGACACCCTCGTGCACTATGCCGGGGCATCGGGAGACTTCAATCCCATCCATTACCGCGACGACGTCGCAGCATCCGTCGATCTTCCCGGCGTGATCGCACACGGGATGCTGACGATGGGCGCGGCAGTGCAGCCTGTCGTTGACTGGGTCGGCGATCCCGCTCGCATCTCCGACTACCAGGTGAAGTTCACGCGACCGGTCGTCGTCGACCCGCAGTCGGGCGCCGACGTCACGATCATCGCGACGATCGGCGCTCTCGACGCCGATGCGCAGACCGCCCGCGTCGATCTGACCGTCTCATTCGACGACGCGACAGTGCTCGGGAAGGCCCAGGTGGTGGTGACGCTCGCGTGA
- a CDS encoding FAS1-like dehydratase domain-containing protein has translation MSVNPELQGRTLPPTEPYLVGREKVREFASAVLATNAIHLDVAAAQAAGHADLVAPTTFPVVVQEKALAQLLAEPDAGIDFSRVVHGNQRFSYSRAVVAGDELTAQLTVSSVKSLGPHAMLTADTVVTDADGEHVVTAISTLVVRGDE, from the coding sequence GTGTCAGTGAATCCTGAGCTTCAGGGGCGCACGCTGCCCCCGACAGAACCGTACCTCGTGGGCCGCGAGAAGGTGCGCGAATTCGCCAGCGCCGTGCTCGCCACCAATGCCATCCACCTCGATGTTGCCGCCGCGCAGGCTGCGGGCCACGCCGACCTGGTCGCGCCGACGACGTTTCCCGTCGTCGTCCAAGAGAAGGCGCTCGCGCAGCTCCTCGCCGAGCCAGACGCGGGAATCGACTTCAGCCGCGTCGTGCACGGCAATCAGCGCTTCAGCTATTCCCGCGCCGTCGTCGCGGGCGACGAACTCACCGCGCAGCTGACCGTCTCAAGCGTGAAGAGCCTCGGGCCGCACGCCATGCTCACGGCAGACACCGTCGTCACCGACGCCGACGGCGAGCACGTCGTGACAGCGATCTCCACACTCGTCGTACGAGGAGACGAATGA
- a CDS encoding methylated-DNA--[protein]-cysteine S-methyltransferase, whose protein sequence is MTTAHSVIDTPIGDLTVVGHRAATGAQADARAQIAKAPVVLTAVWMTVERHQQPADELGERDDATFAGVAQQFDEYFAGTRTRFDVALDPAGTAFEKQVWLLLRDIPYGTTRSYGDLAADLGDPNLSRAVGTANGRNPLSIIVPCHRVIGADGSLTGYAGGLERKRFLLALERDTTPTADQLF, encoded by the coding sequence ATGACTACAGCGCACAGTGTGATCGACACTCCGATCGGCGATCTGACCGTCGTCGGGCACCGTGCGGCCACAGGCGCGCAGGCAGACGCGCGAGCGCAGATCGCGAAGGCGCCCGTCGTGCTGACCGCTGTGTGGATGACCGTCGAGCGGCACCAGCAGCCGGCCGATGAGCTCGGTGAGCGAGACGACGCGACATTCGCGGGCGTCGCGCAGCAGTTCGACGAGTACTTCGCGGGGACGCGCACGAGATTCGATGTCGCGCTGGACCCGGCAGGCACAGCGTTCGAGAAGCAGGTCTGGCTGCTGCTGCGTGACATTCCGTACGGCACGACGCGCAGTTACGGCGATCTCGCCGCAGACCTCGGCGACCCGAACCTCTCGCGCGCTGTCGGCACGGCCAACGGGCGCAACCCGCTCTCGATCATCGTGCCCTGCCACCGTGTCATCGGTGCAGACGGCTCGCTCACCGGCTACGCGGGCGGGCTCGAGCGCAAGCGGTTTCTGCTCGCTCTCGAGCGGGACACGACTCCGACCGCAGACCAGCTCTTCTGA